The sequence below is a genomic window from Chloroflexota bacterium.
TCAGCCGGCTGACCGTCATCGCCGACACGGGCGCGGAGGGCCAGCGCGGCAGGCAGATTATGGGCATGATCGGCATGGAGTCTTCGGGGCGCCTGCTCGGACCCGCCATGGGCGGGTTTCTGGCGGCCGCGATCGACATTCGCGCGCCCTTCTTCGTCCACGCGGCGCTCTGCGTGCTGGCCATCGCACCGAGCTTCTATCTCATCAAGGAGTCGACCCCCCTCCCCGCGATTCGTCGCAGGGCCGTGGGCGCCGGCGGATCGGGGACGCTCGCGGCGCTCCTTACGTGGCCGGTCATGATGTTCTTCGCGGCTCAGCTCCTCGCCAACCTCACGCGCGGAACGTCCCAGTCCGGCACGCTCCACCTGTACGCCGTCTACGCCTTCGGCGTCGGGCCGGAGACGGTCGGGCTCCTCGCCTCGGCGTCCAGCATCGTCGGCCTGCCCATCGTCTTCAGCACGGGGTACATCATGGACCGGTGGGGACGGACCTCCACCGTCGTCCCAGGATTCACCCTGACGGGTATCGCGCTGGCCGCGATGGGTCTGATCGCGATCGCGGGCGGCTCGTTCAACATCTATGTGCCCGCGTTTCTGGCGCTCCAGTTCTCCCAATCCCTGACCTCGGGCAACATGCAGGTGATCGGCTCGCTGATTGCCCCCGAGCACGTCCGCGGCCGGTTTTTCGGCGTGTGGCGGCTCGCGGGCGAAGGTGGGTCCGCCCTGAGCCCCGCGCTCTTTGCCCTGCTGGCGGAGCAATTCTCCTATGGCGTCTCGTTCTTTTTCCTGGGCGGCTGCGCCCTGGGGGCTGCGCTCGTTCTCTACACCCAGGTACGCGCGGCGTTGCGAACGATGAACAAGCCTGCCGAAGTCGTCGCCCAGCCATCCACGTCGTAGTGGGTCACGGCTGAAGCCCCGCGCGCGGCGACCATTGGGTCGCGGCGCAGAACTGCCTCTCCGGGTGGGTTGCGCCAATCCTCCCGGACGGTGCCGGGCCGAGCCCGCCGTCTCTACGCTTGGGGGGAGGATTCGGCGGGACAGGAGGGGGCAATGACGTCGGCGCAAAGCGGCACTCCGGTGTCCTCTTTCGACATCGTGCCTCGCCAGACGCTCCCCGTGCTGATCGGCACCGCGACGGGTTTGGAGATTCGGGGCATCGTGTACCTCA
It includes:
- a CDS encoding MFS transporter, which translates into the protein MASSGPERSRIITQEALLSLYIPAMTLAFGTGIIAPALPVFARSFDVSFGEASLAIVVYGFGSLVSSLPTGFLIDKVGRRKVLLAGPLILAATSVATGLSGTFVQLLVFRFLGGWAQQMWTVSRLTVIADTGAEGQRGRQIMGMIGMESSGRLLGPAMGGFLAAAIDIRAPFFVHAALCVLAIAPSFYLIKESTPLPAIRRRAVGAGGSGTLAALLTWPVMMFFAAQLLANLTRGTSQSGTLHLYAVYAFGVGPETVGLLASASSIVGLPIVFSTGYIMDRWGRTSTVVPGFTLTGIALAAMGLIAIAGGSFNIYVPAFLALQFSQSLTSGNMQVIGSLIAPEHVRGRFFGVWRLAGEGGSALSPALFALLAEQFSYGVSFFFLGGCALGAALVLYTQVRAALRTMNKPAEVVAQPSTS